A window from Physeter macrocephalus isolate SW-GA chromosome 11, ASM283717v5, whole genome shotgun sequence encodes these proteins:
- the LOC102996887 gene encoding LOW QUALITY PROTEIN: mast cell protease 3-like (The sequence of the model RefSeq protein was modified relative to this genomic sequence to represent the inferred CDS: inserted 1 base in 1 codon; substituted 1 base at 1 genomic stop codon), with the protein MLPFLLALLLSPQWGGRLWLHEHSRQAAIFLSGKIFGGHEAKPHSHPYTEFLEYHVSEKSFICGGLLVHEDXVPTAAHCWGSSINVTLRDRNIYQQERTQQVIPVRRAIPHPGYDPNKWVNASTLLQLRRKSYLTATVSPIRLPXRRELVKPGMVFSVAGWGHLGMNNHVAEKLQEVDLEVQRDEECISRYKDYNTTTQICAGNLRKRKGSFLGPSGGPLVRNGMAQGIVSFGEENGTPPNVYTGVSSFLYWMQKTMSYYKLQGPD; encoded by the exons ATGCTCCCATTCCTGCTGGCCCTTCTTCTGTCCCCCCAGTGGGGAGGCAG GCTTTGGCTCCATGAGCACAGCAGGCAGGCTGCAATCTTTCTTTCAGGGAAAATCTTCGGGGGTCATGAGGCCAAGCCTCACTCTCATCCCTACACGGAGTTTCTTGAGTACCATGTTTCAGAGAAAAGTTTCATCTGTGGGGGTCTCCTCGTGCATGAGG TTGTGCCGACAGCAGCTCACTGCTGGGGAAG CTCAATCAACGTCACCCTGAGGGACCGCAACATCTACCAGCAGGAGAGGACCCAGCAGGTCATCCCAGTGAGAAGAGCCATCCCCCACCCAGGCTATGATCCTAATAAGTGGGTCAACGCTAGCACGTTACTGCAG CTGAGGAGGAAGTCCTACCTGACCGCCACTGTGAGCCCCATCAGGCTGCCCTAGAGGAGGGAGCTGGTGAAGCCAGGGATGGTGTTCAGTGTGGCCGGCTGGGGGCACCTGGGCATGAACAATCACGTGGCAGAGAAACTGCAGGAGGTAGACCTTGAAGTCCAAAGGGATGAGGAATGCATCTCTCGCTACAAAGATTACAACACCACCACCCAGATATGTGCAGGGAACCTAAGAAAGAGGAAGGGTTCTTTTTTG GGCCCCTCTGGGGGCCCCCTTGTGCGTAACGGCATGGCCCAGGGCATtgtctcctttggagaagagAATGGGACACCTCCAAATGTCTACACCGGAGTCTCGAGCTTTCTGTACTGGATGCAAAAAACAATGAGCTACTATAAACTGCAGGGACCAGACTAA
- the LOC102973120 gene encoding granzyme H isoform X2, translating into MQPLLLLMAFLLPTGLGLPFLSEEIIGGHEAKPHSRPYMVFVQFLDKESWKRCSGVLVQKDFVLTAAHCRGSLNSITLGAHNIKKQERTQQMIPVRRAVPHPDYNPKKYSSDIMLLQLERKAKGTAAVRPLSLPKGKVRGDSGGPLVCKNVVQGIFSYGKKNGTSPGVFSKVSHFLPWIKRTMKRLEQQFETDLFLC; encoded by the exons ATGCAGCCTCTCCTGCTCCTAATGGCCTTTCTTCTGCCTACCGGGCTGGGACTG CCTTTTCTTTCAGAGGAGATCATCGGGGGCCACGAGGCCAAGCCCCACTCCCGCCCCTACATGGTGTTTGTTCAGTTTCTGGATAAGGAGAGTTGGAAGAGGTGCAGCGGTGTCCTTGTGCAAAAGGACTTTGTTCTGACGGCTGCTCACTGCAGAGGAAG TTTAAACAGCATCACCCTGGGGGCCCACAACATCAAGAAACAGGAGAGGACCCAGCAGATGATCCCAGTGAGACGAGCCGTCCCCCACCCAGACTATAATCCTAAGAAGTACTCCAGTGACATCATGTTACTGCAG CTGGAGAGAAAGGCCAAGGGGACTGCAGCTGTGAGGCCCCTCAGCCTGCCCAAGGGCAAGGTCCGG GGTGACTCCGGCGGGCCCCTCGTGTGCAAAAACGTGGTCCAGGGTATTTTCTCCTATGGAAAAAAGAACGGGACATCTCCAGGAGTCTTCAGCAAGGTCTCACACTTCCTGCCCTGGATAAAGAGAACAATGAAGCGCCTCGAGCAGCAGTTTGAGACTGACCTTTTTCTCTGCTGA
- the LOC102973120 gene encoding granzyme H isoform X1 — translation MQPLLLLMAFLLPTGLGLPFLSEEIIGGHEAKPHSRPYMVFVQFLDKESWKRCSGVLVQKDFVLTAAHCRGSLNSITLGAHNIKKQERTQQMIPVRRAVPHPDYNPKKYSSDIMLLQLERKAKGTAAVRPLSLPKGKVRVKPGKACSVAGWGQVAVGTQTTTLQEAELTVQEDPVCESIFPGYYSQATQICVGDPRKMKTAFKGDSGGPLVCKNVVQGIFSYGKKNGTSPGVFSKVSHFLPWIKRTMKRLEQQFETDLFLC, via the exons ATGCAGCCTCTCCTGCTCCTAATGGCCTTTCTTCTGCCTACCGGGCTGGGACTG CCTTTTCTTTCAGAGGAGATCATCGGGGGCCACGAGGCCAAGCCCCACTCCCGCCCCTACATGGTGTTTGTTCAGTTTCTGGATAAGGAGAGTTGGAAGAGGTGCAGCGGTGTCCTTGTGCAAAAGGACTTTGTTCTGACGGCTGCTCACTGCAGAGGAAG TTTAAACAGCATCACCCTGGGGGCCCACAACATCAAGAAACAGGAGAGGACCCAGCAGATGATCCCAGTGAGACGAGCCGTCCCCCACCCAGACTATAATCCTAAGAAGTACTCCAGTGACATCATGTTACTGCAG CTGGAGAGAAAGGCCAAGGGGACTGCAGCTGTGAGGCCCCTCAGCCTGCCCAAGGGCAAGGTCCGGGTGAAGCCAGGAAAGGCGTGCAGTGTGGCCGGCTGGGGGCAGGTGGCCGTGGGCACTCAAACCACCACCCTACAGGAGGCAGAGCTGACGGTGCAGGAGGATCCCGTGTGTGAATCCATCTTCCCCGGCTATTACAGCCAGGCCACCCAGATTTGCGTGGGGGACCCGAGGAAGATGAAGACTGCCTTCAAG GGTGACTCCGGCGGGCCCCTCGTGTGCAAAAACGTGGTCCAGGGTATTTTCTCCTATGGAAAAAAGAACGGGACATCTCCAGGAGTCTTCAGCAAGGTCTCACACTTCCTGCCCTGGATAAAGAGAACAATGAAGCGCCTCGAGCAGCAGTTTGAGACTGACCTTTTTCTCTGCTGA